Proteins from a single region of Hordeum vulgare subsp. vulgare chromosome 6H, MorexV3_pseudomolecules_assembly, whole genome shotgun sequence:
- the LOC123405520 gene encoding putative cyclin-dependent kinase F-2, protein MAASAGKKEAAWPLTMARYERLEKLGEGINGEVFKAWDTEDNLIVAVKRLSGSGDDGFIISGLPEVMREAMCLGACRGIPSIVQRRATCVAACQREATDSFIVMDYVGRLNLRGYMQRRVRRRRPFSEDEVRRIMKQLVEGVTAVHAVGVLHLDIKPENVLLDDGTEDRKQKPKKGTVEADVRGELKEDRIVYKIGGFGMSMKGRSKRQSEVTILTPYSAPELLLHSCEYDDRVDTWGLGCIMADLLSDTGVSTFDGESDIEIMAKVFGIVGTEGIKEWSGYSRAAAGQKSKLPGGRGISRLRHKFPSCKLSGAGFEVLSGLLESNPEKRLTAAEALQMPWFHNRRRGFGGFFKSCVVGVVPET, encoded by the coding sequence ATGGCGGCTTCCGCTGGAAAGAAAGAGGCAGCCTGGCCTCTCACCATGGCGCGGTACGAGCGGCTGGAGAAGCTGGGCGAGGGCATCAACGGTGAAGTGTTCAAGGCGTGGGACACCGAGGACAACCTGATCGTCGCCGTCAAGCGGCTCAGCGGGAGCGGCGACGACGGCTTCATTATTTCCGGCCTGCCGGAGGTCATGCGGGAGGCCATGTGCCTGGGCGCGTGCCGCGGCATCCCCTCGATCGTGCAGCGCCGCGCAACCTGCGTTGCCGCATGCCAACGCGAGGCCACCGATTCCTTCATCGTGATGGACTACGTCGGACGCCTCAACCTACGTGGCTACATGCAGCGCCGGGTCCGTCGTCGTAGGCCCTTCTCCGAGGACGAGGTGCGCCGGATCATGAAGCAGCTCGTGGAGGGGGTGACGGCTGTGCACGCCGTGGGCGTCCTGCACCTCGACATCAAGCCGGAGAACGTGCTCCTCGACGACGGCACCGAGGACAGGAAGCAGAAGCCCAAGAAGGGGACCGTCGAAGCCGATGTTCGCGGCGAGCTCAAAGAGGACCGCATAGTCTACAAGATAGGCGGTTTCGGGATGTCCATGAAAGGGCGGAGCAAAAGGCAGTCGGAGGTGACTATCCTCACGCCGTACAGCGCACCGGAGCTCCTCCTACACTCTTGCGAGTACGACGATCGCGTGGACACGTGGGGGCTCGGATGCATAATGGCCGACCTCCTCTCGGACACCGGCGTGTCCACGTTCGACGGTGAGTCGGACATAGAGATCATGGCTAAAGTGTTTGGCATCGTTGGCACGGAGGGGATCAAGGAATGGTCTGGATACTCGAGGGCAGCGGCAGGCCAAAAATCGAAGCTGCCTGGTGGCAGAGGCATCAGCCGCCTTCGACACAAGTTTCCCAGTTGCAAGTTGTCAGGGGCCGGGTTCGAGGTGCTCAGCGGGCTGTTGGAGAGCAACCCGGAGAAGCGGCTTACCGCGGCGGAGGCGCTACAGATGCCTTGGTTCCATAACCGCCGACGTGGCTTTGGCGGTTTTTTCAAGTCGTGCGTAGTTGGAGTCGTGCCAGAGAcatag